A part of Antennarius striatus isolate MH-2024 chromosome 21, ASM4005453v1, whole genome shotgun sequence genomic DNA contains:
- the rsph1 gene encoding radial spoke head 1 homolog: MSESGSEDVDNESSKIGQYEGERNELGQRHGAGKAQLPNGDIYQGQYQDGTRHGEGTYYFKNGARYIGDYRQNKKHGQGTFYYPDGSKYEGSWENDQRHGHGVYTYPNGDKYDGEWLEHMRHGQGVYHYRETGSRYEGSWVKGNMKSSGEYVHSTHRYKGSFTNNGPKGPGTYVFDIGFEQHGEHIIVEQDRAEEESGELPFTSDLKWIPKTLVGVMPSKTSADEKEAPPAEEGR; the protein is encoded by the exons ATGTCTGAGTCCGGTTCGGAGGACGTGGACAATGAATCCAGTAAAATCGGG CAATACGAAGGGGAGAGAAACGAGCTGGGACAGAGACACGGGGCAGGTAAAGCCCAGCTGCCCAACGGGGACATTTACCAGGGGCAATACCAGGACGGAACCAGACACGGGGAG GGGACGTATTATTTCAAGAACGGTGCGAGATACATAGGAGACTACCGCCAGAACAAGAAACATGGACAGGGCACCTTCTACTATCCAGATGGCTCTAAATATGAAG GGTCGTGGGAGAACGACCAGAGACACGGTCATGGCGTCTACACGTACCCCAACGGAGACAAATACGATGGAGAGTGGCTCGAACACATGAG ACACGGTCAGGGTGTTTACCACTACCGTGAAACTGGTTCGAGGTATGAAGGATCATGGGTAAAGGGCAACATGAAGTCCTCTGGAGAGTACGTCCACTCCACCCACAGATACAAGGGCAGCTTCACCAACAATGGT ccgaAGGGCCCGGGGACGTATGTGTTCGACATTGGGTTTGAGCAGCATGGTGAACATATCATAGTTGAGCAG GACCGAGCTGAGGAAGAGTCCGGGGAGTTGCCCTTCACCTCCGACCTCAAATGGATTCCCAAGACTCTGGTCGGCGTGATGCCGTCCAAGACTTCAG
- the cabcoco1 gene encoding ciliary-associated calcium-binding coiled-coil protein 1: MVRHHHGNDSSVNTSAPETRRETTEAPVKGMEAQEETPVLQWEALSDQQVQELLEKNEEELQTEMQEILGFRNPQTCMKESALLDYYVCGFWWAKQAGFTSTQTSFVMVVLHMLMTNIEDKGMAREDNMRELTTVMATACDRSPSDRSPSDSSPSDSSPSDSSPLLNRDEATALLCYTKNSLFQRYRLYKLLFTTPREELQTGMKRTIEVFGHQDSLTPLEEGIPTHLCPH; the protein is encoded by the exons ATGGTCcgccatcaccatggcaacgatTCGAGCGTCAACACTTCCGCGCCAGAGACACGTCGCGAGACAACAGAGGCACCTGTAAAAGGAATGGAGGCACAG GAGGAGACACCAGTTCTCCAGTGGGAGGCGCTGTCTGACCAACAGgtccaggagctgctggagaaaaATGAAGAGGAGCTTCAAAC AGAAATGCAGGAGATTCTGGGCTTCAGGAACCCCCAGACTTGTATGAAGGAATCTGCCCTGTTGGATTACTACGTCTGTGGCTTCTGGTGGGCCAAACAGGCCGGCTTCACTTCCACCCAGACGTCCTTCGTCATGGTTGTGCTCCACATGCTGATGACTAACATAGAAG ACAAAGGCATGGCCCGAGAGGACAACATGAGGGAGCTCACGACGGTCATGGCCACTGCCTGCGACCGCTCACCATCCGACCGCTCACCATCCGACAGCTCACCATCCGACAGCTCACCATCCGACAGCTCTCCACTTCTGAACAGAGACGAGGCCACAGCCCTCTTGTGTTACACCAAGAACAG TCTCTTTCAGAGATACAGACTGTACAAGCTACTGTTCACCACACCCAGGGAGGAGCTACAGACGGGCATGAAG aggaCCATTGAGGTGTTCGGCCATCAGGACAGTCTCACCCCGCTAGAGGAAGGCATCCCCACTCACCTCTGCCCCCATTAA
- the LOC137588532 gene encoding zinc finger protein 182-like: protein MVKTAKMGLLRALVGECLSAAAQEIFTIVERIITEHEEDASRSQWGVDGHHTRLEEDEPHREDQRRSASMNVSLCWEPTSSTEERLSSENTHTHSFTSSENDQKIPTDFQDIDVKQENDLSVPLKKLFRCHVCSAFFPSKKTLTRHVKTHPEENQSRRYNHESVRLIRSGTHKGDLTFDQTDSLLKHTEDTPHQCVSDAQTDPRSVTPTRWTEVDDKQLESDGGRKTFPLTITSNDRNTFDPEALRPPCLYRVQDASAVVPVRIKSEPAGCDGEIPDSATDNQLFLPVNLPEPGGRESEPKHLTVKTVPPKRPPGKPTKAFIRFEAGTAEKPFKCPCCAKCFSLTKTLMRHLRIHMEEKPYQCRYCGRSFCQKSDLVNHTRIHTGERPYRCHQCHKSFAQKGNLVVHMRTHTGQKLYEGLHCS, encoded by the exons ATGGTGAAGACGGCAAAGATGGGGCTGCTGAGAGCGCTGGTGGGAGAGTGTCTGTCTGCAGCTGCCCAGGAGATCTTCACCATCGTGGAGAGAATCATCACGGAGCACGAGGAGGACGCGTCCCGTTCACAGTGGGGGGTGGACGGCCATCACACACGACTGGAGGAGGACGAGCCACATAGAGAAG ATCAGCGTCGCTCTGCCAGCATGAACGTCAGCTTGTGCTGGGAACCAACGAGCTCCACAGAAGAGCGTCTCAGCTCggaaaacactcacacacactcctttacCAGCAGTGAAAATGACCAGAAGATACCGACTGATTTTCAAGACATTGATGTGAAGCAAGAGAACGATCTCAGCGTACCTCTGAAGAAACTGTTCAGATGTCATGTTTGCTCGGCGTTTTTTCCTTCCAAAAAGACGCTGACGCGACACGTGAAGACACACCCAGAGGAGAACCAGAGCCGACGCTACAACCACGAGTCGGTACGCCTCATTCGCTCCGGGACTCACAAAGGtgatctgacctttgaccaGACAGACAGTCTGCTTAAACACACAGAAGACACACCACATCAGTGTGTTAGTGACGCACAAACTGACCCCAGATCAGTGACTCCCACCAGGTGGACAGAAGTGGATGACAAACAGTTGGAATCTGACGGTGGCAGGAAGACATTTCCACTCACAATCACTTCTAATGACAGAAACACGTTTGACCCCGAGGCCCTCAGGCCCCCGTGTCTCTACCGGGTCCAGGACGCCTCGGCTGTAGTTCCAGTTCGCATTAAATCTGAACCGGCTGGATGTGATGGTGAAATACCTGACAGCGCCACAGACAATCAGCTGTTCCTGCCGGTGAATCTACCTGAACCAGGTGGAAGGGAATCTGAACCCAAACATCTCACTGTTAAAACTGTCCCCCCAAAAAGACCTCCAGGAAAACCCACCAAGGCTTTCATTCGCTTTGAAGCAGGAACGGCAGAGAAACCCTTCAAATGTCCTTGCTGCGCTAAATGTTTCTCCTTGACCAAAACTCTGATGAGACATTTAAGGATCCACATGGAGGAGAAACCTTATCAGTGCCGGTactgtgggcggagcttctgtCAGAAGTCAGACCTGGTGAACCACACTAGGATTCATACGGGGGAGCGACCGTACCGGTGCCACCAATGTCACAAGTCCTTCGCACAGAAAGGCAACCTGGTAGTGCACATgaggacacacactggacagaaaCTGTACGAGGGTCTACACTGCAGCTGA